From Salinirubellus salinus, the proteins below share one genomic window:
- a CDS encoding type B DNA-directed DNA polymerase, whose translation MPFKIDHRDGAVLAWSLTDDGARPDRDTDYRPTVSVAHEDGDTAALDRIRPHVADLPAVTETRYERWRRGFRHDAERVLRADVRDVDRVLDVARTVAGWGAPGTYRLFGVDHSREFRYCLDRGLDPTPERELSVLELRASEVERARDGGPREVELDGETLTGDPADLAATVEERVHAADPDVLSVSGSDLLAGLHERAAEQGRDYRLGRVPGFQQLAGRSTYSSYGRVGHSPARYNVPGRVVLDHSNTFLLSAANLAGALDLVGRSWKPLQELAWASIGTVLTAIQIRAARERGVLVPWRAWRPELFKTARQLHTADRGGFTFAPDVGVHESVHELDFASLYPNVIVTRNVSPETVRCACHRGREDVPELGYAICDADGYLPEVLEPLVTDRAEVKAELAETTDPDRREVLQGQADAIKWILVSCFGYQGFKNAKFGRIEAHEAINAYARDVMLTAKERLEAGGWRVVHGIVDSVWVTEAEDATDPTPLRELARDVSEEVRIELEYEAEYDWVAFVPRREGAGGALTKYFGRVSGDERTFKYRGIECRQDGTSPFVADAQRDLIRAFDRTRSPEAVCDRLARHLETLRAGDVPPDELTIVQRVSKPAEEYDRATRNAAALERAERAGLPVHPGQRVRYVVADDDADSVDRVRLAHESPDRYDADCYAARLVRAAESVLSPLGWDESRIRRRLAGTRDARLGSF comes from the coding sequence ATGCCGTTCAAGATTGACCACCGCGACGGCGCGGTGCTGGCGTGGTCGCTGACCGACGACGGCGCACGGCCCGACCGCGACACCGACTACCGGCCGACCGTCTCGGTCGCCCACGAGGACGGGGACACGGCGGCGCTGGACCGCATCCGCCCGCACGTCGCCGACCTGCCCGCCGTGACCGAGACCCGCTACGAGCGGTGGCGACGGGGGTTCCGGCACGACGCCGAACGGGTGCTCCGGGCCGACGTGCGTGACGTGGACCGGGTGCTCGACGTGGCCCGCACCGTCGCGGGGTGGGGCGCCCCGGGCACCTACCGCCTGTTCGGCGTCGACCACTCGCGGGAGTTCCGCTACTGTCTGGACCGGGGGCTGGACCCGACGCCGGAGCGCGAACTCTCCGTCCTCGAACTCCGGGCGAGCGAGGTGGAACGGGCGCGTGACGGTGGACCACGGGAGGTCGAACTGGACGGCGAGACGCTGACCGGCGACCCGGCGGACCTCGCGGCGACGGTCGAAGAGCGGGTCCACGCGGCGGACCCGGACGTGCTCTCGGTGTCCGGGAGCGACCTGCTCGCCGGGCTCCACGAGCGCGCGGCCGAGCAGGGGCGGGACTACCGCCTCGGCCGCGTGCCGGGGTTCCAGCAGTTGGCCGGGCGCTCGACCTACTCCTCGTACGGCCGGGTCGGGCACTCGCCGGCGCGGTACAACGTCCCGGGACGGGTCGTGCTGGACCACTCGAACACGTTCCTCCTCTCGGCGGCGAACCTCGCGGGGGCGCTGGACCTCGTCGGCCGGTCGTGGAAACCCCTGCAGGAACTCGCGTGGGCCTCAATCGGCACCGTCCTGACGGCCATCCAGATTCGCGCGGCCCGCGAGCGTGGCGTGCTGGTCCCGTGGCGCGCGTGGCGTCCGGAGCTGTTCAAGACCGCCCGACAGCTCCACACCGCCGACCGTGGCGGCTTCACGTTCGCACCGGACGTGGGCGTCCACGAGTCGGTCCACGAACTCGACTTCGCCTCCCTGTATCCGAACGTCATCGTCACGCGCAACGTCAGCCCCGAGACCGTGCGGTGTGCCTGTCACCGGGGGCGCGAGGACGTGCCCGAGCTGGGCTACGCCATCTGCGACGCGGACGGCTACCTGCCCGAGGTGCTCGAACCGCTCGTGACCGACCGGGCCGAGGTCAAGGCGGAACTCGCAGAGACGACCGACCCGGACCGCCGCGAGGTCCTGCAGGGGCAGGCCGACGCCATCAAGTGGATCCTCGTCTCCTGCTTCGGCTACCAGGGGTTCAAGAACGCCAAGTTCGGCCGTATCGAGGCCCACGAGGCCATCAACGCCTACGCCCGCGACGTGATGCTGACGGCGAAGGAGCGCCTCGAAGCCGGCGGCTGGCGGGTCGTCCACGGCATCGTCGACAGCGTGTGGGTGACCGAGGCCGAGGACGCGACCGACCCGACACCCCTCCGCGAACTCGCCCGCGACGTCAGCGAGGAGGTCCGCATCGAACTGGAGTACGAGGCCGAGTACGACTGGGTGGCGTTCGTCCCCCGTCGGGAGGGGGCGGGCGGGGCGCTGACGAAGTACTTCGGGCGGGTCTCGGGCGACGAGCGGACGTTCAAGTACCGCGGTATCGAGTGCCGGCAGGACGGCACCTCCCCGTTCGTCGCGGACGCCCAGCGCGACCTGATTCGGGCGTTCGACCGCACCCGGTCGCCCGAGGCGGTCTGTGACCGGCTGGCCCGCCACCTCGAGACGCTCCGGGCGGGCGACGTGCCCCCCGACGAACTCACCATCGTCCAGCGGGTGTCGAAGCCGGCTGAGGAGTACGACCGCGCCACCCGGAACGCCGCGGCGCTCGAACGGGCCGAACGGGCGGGCCTCCCCGTCCACCCCGGCCAGCGCGTGCGCTACGTGGTGGCGGACGACGACGCCGACTCGGTCGACCGGGTGCGGCTGGCTCACGAGTCGCCCGACCGGTACGACGCCGACTGCTACGCGGCGCGGCTGGTGCGGGCGGCCGAGAGCGTCCTGTCGCCGCTCGGGTGGGACGAGTCGCGTATCCGCCGACGGCTCGCGGGGACGCGAGACGCACGGCTGGGGAGCTTCTGA
- a CDS encoding Cdc6/Cdc18 family protein translates to MIRDARVLDPEFVPSEVVHRDGEVDALSNALDPVTDGEPAETTFLFGPSGTGKTCLARYTVGQLREAVIDIRTQYVNCWQNYSRYRVLYRILEGLDRTIDIHRQSTPTDVLLERVQAYDGPPYVVVLDEVDQLEEPSVLYDLYRTHEVSMLLVANREEDLFAGLDDRLVSRLHGSRRIRFEKYGIDELAAILRARVDRGLTEDAVRDADLRYIADAAAGDARIAISTLRAAAREAGRQGLDRIPESVIRGAVPEARQEIQRKNLDQLKPHQKVLYEIIEEHGTVDPGTLYGTYRERVSDPRSDRTVRTYLNKLATYDLIVAEGENRGRVYRVA, encoded by the coding sequence ATGATCCGAGACGCGCGGGTCCTCGACCCGGAGTTCGTGCCCAGCGAGGTCGTCCACCGGGACGGCGAGGTCGACGCGCTCTCGAACGCGCTGGACCCGGTCACCGACGGCGAACCGGCCGAGACGACGTTCCTGTTCGGTCCGAGCGGGACCGGCAAGACCTGTCTCGCGCGCTACACCGTCGGCCAGCTCCGCGAGGCGGTCATCGACATCCGGACCCAGTACGTCAACTGCTGGCAGAACTACTCGCGCTACCGGGTGCTCTATCGCATCCTCGAGGGACTCGACCGGACCATCGACATCCACCGGCAGTCGACGCCGACGGACGTGCTCCTCGAACGGGTGCAGGCGTACGACGGCCCGCCGTACGTCGTCGTCCTCGACGAGGTGGACCAGCTGGAGGAGCCGAGCGTGCTCTACGACCTCTACCGGACCCACGAGGTGTCGATGCTGCTCGTCGCCAACCGCGAGGAGGACCTGTTCGCCGGCCTCGACGACCGCCTCGTCAGCCGCCTCCACGGCTCGCGCCGTATCCGCTTCGAGAAGTACGGTATCGACGAACTCGCGGCCATCCTCCGGGCGCGCGTCGACCGCGGGCTGACCGAGGACGCCGTCCGCGACGCCGACCTCCGGTACATCGCCGACGCCGCCGCCGGCGACGCCCGCATCGCCATCTCGACGCTCCGGGCCGCCGCCCGCGAGGCCGGCCGGCAGGGACTGGACCGCATCCCCGAGTCCGTCATCCGCGGGGCCGTCCCCGAGGCCCGACAGGAGATACAGCGCAAGAACCTCGACCAGCTGAAACCCCACCAGAAGGTGCTCTACGAGATTATCGAGGAGCACGGCACCGTCGACCCCGGCACGCTCTACGGCACCTACCGCGAGCGCGTCTCGGACCCCCGGTCCGACCGGACCGTGCGGACCTACCTGAACAAGCTCGCCACCTACGACCTCATCGTCGCGGAGGGGGAGAACCGGGGGCGGGTCTACCGGGTGGCCTGA
- a CDS encoding hybrid sensor histidine kinase/response regulator: MEESETRPHTARIHLLHVDDEPGFAETARAFLEREDERLTVETARSAAAGLERLAERPFDCVVSDYEMPGRDGIEFLAAVREASPDLPFVLFTGKGSEEIASEAISAGVTDYLQKGGGTEQYALLANRVVNAVEAYRSRQGSERRKRRLETLISNLPGFVYRCRNEPDWPMELVEGECEELTGYPAAALESGDVVWGDDLLHPDDVEPMWETVQSALEAGGSFEVTYRIVTREGETRWMWERGRAVTAGDGEPTRLEGFVTDVTEAKGRETELERANALRKTLFDALPVGVLAEDADREVMAVNEWMFDVFELPGTPASAVGADCAAMAEAVSPRFEDPERFVERTEGLVAARRPVDAERWPVVDGRTFERSYRPIELPGGDGHLWVYRDVTERVEREAKLDRLRERTRALMHTGTRAKTAQVATDAADDVIGAPLSGVHVLDESGEALELLTAVDRVDEVFDEPPHYERGGEPGSRAAFAWQVFESGESAVVEDVAADPRVTESTPARSLVVHPLERHGIFLVSSPEPDAFDETDRMLSELLATSLRTALDRVEREAQLRERNERLDEFTRVVSHDLRNPIAVARGHLEIAAEDGAGDDPHVAASRRAVDRMATLVDDLLALARRDEAVTDPRPVALRSLAEESWANVETGEARLVVEADRTVAVDPGRAKQLLENLARNSVEHAGSAPTVRVGALPDGFYVEDDGPGIPLDEREDVFVAGYATDGGTGFGLAIVERIAEAHGWTVAVGESEAGGARFEFTGVGDGSADD, translated from the coding sequence GTGGAAGAGAGCGAGACACGACCGCATACAGCCCGAATCCACCTCCTCCACGTCGACGACGAGCCCGGCTTCGCGGAGACGGCCAGGGCGTTCCTGGAGCGCGAGGACGAGCGGCTGACCGTCGAGACGGCGAGGAGCGCCGCGGCCGGCCTCGAGCGACTCGCGGAGCGGCCGTTCGACTGCGTCGTCTCGGACTACGAGATGCCCGGTCGGGACGGCATCGAGTTCCTCGCCGCGGTCAGGGAGGCGTCCCCCGACCTGCCGTTCGTGCTGTTCACCGGGAAGGGGAGCGAGGAGATCGCCAGCGAGGCCATCTCGGCGGGGGTCACCGACTACCTCCAGAAGGGAGGCGGGACCGAGCAGTACGCTCTGCTGGCCAACCGGGTCGTGAACGCCGTCGAGGCGTACCGTTCACGACAGGGGTCCGAGCGGCGCAAGCGGCGCCTCGAGACGCTCATCAGCAACCTCCCCGGCTTCGTCTACCGCTGTCGGAACGAGCCGGACTGGCCGATGGAGCTGGTCGAGGGCGAGTGCGAGGAGCTGACGGGCTACCCCGCCGCGGCGCTGGAGTCCGGCGATGTGGTCTGGGGCGACGACCTCCTCCACCCCGACGACGTCGAACCGATGTGGGAGACGGTCCAGTCGGCGCTGGAGGCGGGCGGCTCCTTCGAGGTGACCTACCGCATCGTCACCCGCGAGGGGGAGACCCGCTGGATGTGGGAGCGCGGCCGGGCGGTCACCGCGGGCGACGGCGAGCCGACCCGACTGGAGGGGTTCGTCACCGACGTGACCGAGGCGAAGGGTCGCGAGACCGAACTCGAGCGGGCGAACGCGCTCCGGAAGACGCTGTTCGACGCGCTCCCGGTCGGCGTGCTCGCAGAGGACGCCGACCGCGAGGTGATGGCGGTCAACGAGTGGATGTTCGACGTGTTCGAACTGCCCGGGACGCCCGCGTCGGCCGTCGGGGCCGACTGTGCGGCGATGGCCGAGGCCGTGAGCCCCCGGTTCGAGGACCCCGAGCGGTTCGTCGAGCGGACCGAGGGACTCGTCGCCGCGCGACGGCCCGTCGACGCCGAGCGGTGGCCGGTCGTCGACGGACGCACGTTCGAGCGGAGTTACCGACCCATCGAGCTGCCGGGCGGCGACGGCCACCTCTGGGTCTACCGCGACGTGACCGAACGGGTCGAGCGCGAGGCGAAGCTCGACCGGCTCCGCGAGCGGACGCGGGCACTGATGCACACGGGGACCCGCGCGAAGACGGCGCAGGTGGCGACCGACGCGGCCGACGACGTCATCGGCGCCCCACTGAGCGGCGTCCACGTGCTCGACGAGTCGGGCGAGGCGCTCGAACTCCTCACGGCCGTCGACCGGGTGGACGAGGTGTTCGACGAGCCGCCGCACTACGAGCGCGGCGGCGAGCCGGGATCGCGTGCCGCGTTCGCGTGGCAGGTGTTCGAGTCGGGCGAGTCCGCCGTCGTCGAGGACGTCGCGGCCGACCCGCGGGTGACCGAGTCGACGCCCGCCCGGAGCCTCGTCGTCCACCCGCTGGAGCGCCACGGCATCTTCCTCGTCTCCTCGCCGGAGCCGGACGCGTTCGACGAGACCGACCGGATGCTGAGCGAACTGCTCGCCACCTCGCTGCGGACGGCGCTGGACCGGGTCGAGCGCGAGGCACAGCTCCGCGAGCGCAACGAGCGACTCGACGAGTTCACCCGCGTCGTCTCACACGACCTGCGTAACCCCATCGCCGTGGCGCGGGGCCACCTCGAGATCGCAGCCGAGGACGGGGCCGGTGACGACCCGCACGTCGCGGCGAGTCGGCGTGCCGTCGACCGGATGGCGACGCTCGTCGACGACCTGCTGGCGCTCGCACGGCGCGACGAGGCGGTCACCGACCCACGGCCGGTGGCGCTCCGGTCGCTCGCCGAGGAGAGCTGGGCGAACGTCGAGACCGGCGAGGCACGGCTGGTCGTCGAGGCCGACCGGACGGTGGCGGTCGACCCCGGGCGGGCCAAGCAGTTGCTGGAGAATCTCGCTCGCAACTCGGTGGAACACGCCGGCTCGGCCCCCACGGTCCGGGTCGGCGCGCTCCCCGACGGTTTCTACGTCGAGGACGACGGCCCCGGCATCCCCCTGGACGAGCGCGAGGACGTGTTCGTCGCCGGCTACGCCACCGACGGCGGGACGGGGTTCGGCCTCGCCATCGTCGAGCGCATCGCCGAGGCCCACGGCTGGACCGTCGCGGTCGGGGAGAGCGAGGCGGGCGGCGCCCGCTTCGAGTTCACCGGGGTCGGCGACGGGTCCGCCGACGACTGA
- a CDS encoding GNAT family N-acetyltransferase — protein sequence MSLRPETRETLDGYWADWLGCEPAALSGSGVTVVASRWPSERRVRCLFRGDATVAVAPETGVEAVRARADALADVDGRDPAGLRSALALDGGRVTLGPQFVGYLDEATLAGQRAGDGEFETRPLERRDARALSRLRVACPHEEWAERVGGFDVDGHEVIHGRFADGRLVAVAAAGADDAVAGIGVVTHPDHRGRGHGRTVVASVSRELLARGLVPEYRAHETWTGSLALARGVGFERYGTYVALDPGRTVGTDGEGETGTPYTTI from the coding sequence ATGTCGCTCCGGCCGGAGACACGCGAGACGCTCGACGGGTACTGGGCCGACTGGCTCGGCTGCGAGCCGGCGGCCCTCTCGGGGAGCGGCGTCACCGTCGTCGCCTCGCGCTGGCCGAGCGAGCGCCGGGTCCGCTGTCTGTTCCGCGGGGACGCGACGGTGGCCGTCGCACCCGAGACCGGGGTCGAGGCGGTCCGCGCGCGGGCGGACGCCCTCGCCGACGTCGACGGCCGCGACCCGGCCGGGCTCCGGTCGGCGTTGGCCCTCGACGGCGGCCGGGTGACGCTCGGCCCGCAGTTCGTCGGCTACCTCGACGAAGCGACGCTCGCGGGGCAGAGGGCGGGCGACGGCGAGTTCGAGACCCGACCGCTGGAACGACGCGACGCGCGGGCGCTCTCGCGGCTCCGCGTCGCCTGCCCGCACGAGGAGTGGGCAGAGCGCGTCGGCGGGTTCGACGTCGACGGTCACGAGGTGATACACGGCCGGTTCGCCGACGGCAGGCTGGTCGCCGTCGCCGCCGCGGGGGCCGACGACGCCGTCGCCGGCATCGGCGTCGTCACCCACCCGGACCACCGGGGTCGAGGCCACGGGCGCACGGTGGTGGCGAGCGTCTCGCGCGAGCTACTGGCGCGTGGGCTGGTGCCGGAGTACCGCGCCCACGAGACGTGGACGGGGTCGCTGGCGCTGGCGCGTGGCGTGGGGTTCGAGCGGTACGGGACGTACGTGGCGCTCGACCCCGGCCGGACGGTGGGGACCGACGGGGAGGGCGAGACGGGGACGCCGTACACGACAATTTGA
- a CDS encoding MFS transporter encodes MSSGVDGAGVTDRRQRRVLLVGASLLSVSMSAFELVPASVTPLIRDSMGVSAAEAGLVVGTMFGTAVVASLPVGAVLDRTDSRLAVAAAIGLLLVSGAWGYLAGTAGDYPALLASRVVGGLAYVVVWNAGIDIVGRAFPPATRATAVSTFTASGPVGFALGQALGPVVAGVFGWPAVFPVFAVSTLLGLTLFWPASRGTGRVEDQPAPTPADLRRVVTDRRVVLVGVLGFLAYSLYLFVNSWAPSYLTEELKLSLALGGALTALFPAVGVLSRVSGGLLSDRLFDGRRTPVVFGSFLVATPVVAGFTSLRGVPVIVAALLVAGFAIQLSLGLVFAYVRELVDPAVAATAVAFLTSVGLAGAFLAPIAAGAIIERSGYETAFLVAGGLGLVGVVLARVASEPT; translated from the coding sequence GTGTCCAGTGGTGTAGACGGTGCGGGCGTGACCGACCGCCGGCAGCGCCGGGTGCTGCTCGTCGGTGCCAGCCTGCTGTCGGTGTCGATGAGCGCGTTCGAGCTCGTTCCCGCGAGCGTCACGCCGCTGATACGCGACTCGATGGGCGTGAGCGCCGCGGAGGCGGGGCTCGTCGTCGGTACGATGTTCGGGACGGCCGTCGTGGCGAGCCTCCCGGTCGGCGCCGTCCTCGACCGGACCGACTCCCGGCTGGCGGTGGCGGCCGCCATCGGTCTCCTGCTGGTCTCCGGGGCGTGGGGCTACCTCGCCGGCACCGCCGGCGACTACCCCGCACTCCTCGCGTCTCGCGTCGTCGGTGGGCTGGCGTACGTCGTCGTCTGGAACGCCGGTATCGACATCGTCGGCCGGGCGTTCCCCCCCGCCACGCGCGCGACGGCCGTCTCGACGTTCACCGCCAGCGGCCCCGTCGGGTTCGCGCTCGGACAGGCGCTCGGCCCCGTCGTCGCCGGCGTGTTCGGCTGGCCCGCCGTCTTCCCGGTGTTCGCCGTGAGCACGCTCCTCGGGCTCACGCTGTTCTGGCCGGCGAGTCGAGGGACCGGGCGGGTCGAGGACCAGCCGGCGCCCACGCCAGCCGACCTCCGACGGGTCGTCACGGACCGCCGCGTGGTGCTGGTCGGGGTGCTCGGCTTCCTCGCGTACTCGCTGTACCTGTTCGTCAACAGCTGGGCGCCCTCCTACCTCACCGAGGAGCTGAAACTGTCGCTCGCGCTCGGTGGCGCGCTCACCGCGCTGTTCCCCGCCGTCGGCGTCCTCTCGCGGGTGAGCGGCGGCCTGCTCTCGGACCGCCTGTTCGACGGCCGACGTACCCCGGTCGTGTTCGGCTCGTTCCTCGTCGCCACCCCCGTCGTCGCCGGGTTCACGAGCCTGCGAGGCGTGCCGGTCATCGTCGCCGCCCTGCTGGTCGCCGGCTTCGCCATCCAGCTGAGTCTCGGGCTGGTGTTCGCCTACGTCCGCGAACTCGTGGACCCCGCCGTCGCCGCCACCGCCGTCGCGTTCCTGACGAGCGTGGGACTGGCCGGTGCGTTCCTCGCACCCATCGCCGCCGGGGCCATCATCGAGCGGTCGGGCTACGAGACGGCGTTCCTCGTGGCCGGGGGGCTGGGACTGGTCGGCGTCGTCCTCGCGCGGGTCGCATCCGAACCGACCTAG
- a CDS encoding RPA12/RPB9/RPC11 RNA polymerase family protein, producing MQFCDECGSMMHTAGDTWVCRSCENEAPRDSRAEAAMATQDRQRDDGAPAVVDATKGTTETVREPCPADDCDSDRAHYEMMPKPGGSYEVRLFTCAECGRKWRES from the coding sequence GTGCAATTCTGTGACGAGTGTGGTTCGATGATGCACACGGCGGGCGACACGTGGGTGTGTCGCTCCTGTGAGAACGAGGCGCCGCGCGACTCGCGAGCGGAAGCGGCGATGGCGACCCAAGATAGACAGCGGGACGACGGAGCACCCGCCGTGGTCGACGCGACCAAGGGCACCACCGAGACGGTGCGGGAGCCCTGTCCGGCGGACGACTGCGACAGCGACCGGGCCCACTACGAGATGATGCCGAAGCCGGGCGGCTCCTACGAGGTTCGGCTGTTCACCTGCGCCGAGTGTGGCCGCAAGTGGCGCGAGTCCTGA
- a CDS encoding alpha/beta fold hydrolase gives MGLTQFVAERLVGGDDEPTDEGERSETLALAEEMARNPRTVTLRDGRTLAYSECGDPDGTPLVVYHGFPNSRVFGALFDEAGREWGFRVLCPDRPGVGVSDPLPDRELTDWPDDVRDLFDALGVDRAVAMGISGGGPYAGVTAARLDDRVDRTAIVCGLAPMASVPVRERLWYYTARFAPPLSKLALWGLVRRARGNREAFLADTAEDAPPRDGDLWTGETGQVIHRSAVEAARQGLDHLVQDTAIYGSPWGVDLSAVEMPVGLWYGRADSIVPEAMGHYLAREIPTAEAHFYPGQGHLAIYEENERAILGFLSDSPR, from the coding sequence ATGGGACTCACGCAGTTCGTCGCCGAGCGACTCGTCGGCGGTGACGACGAGCCGACGGACGAGGGCGAACGGAGCGAGACGCTCGCGCTCGCCGAGGAGATGGCACGGAACCCGCGGACCGTCACGCTCCGGGACGGCCGGACGCTCGCGTACAGCGAGTGTGGCGACCCGGACGGCACCCCGCTCGTCGTCTACCACGGCTTCCCGAACTCGCGCGTGTTCGGGGCGCTGTTCGACGAGGCCGGCCGGGAGTGGGGGTTCCGCGTCCTCTGTCCGGACCGGCCGGGGGTCGGCGTGTCGGACCCGCTCCCCGACCGCGAACTGACCGACTGGCCCGACGACGTGCGCGACCTGTTCGACGCCCTCGGTGTCGACCGAGCGGTGGCGATGGGGATCTCCGGCGGCGGGCCCTACGCCGGTGTCACCGCCGCGCGACTGGACGACCGGGTCGACCGGACCGCCATCGTCTGCGGCCTCGCGCCGATGGCGTCGGTGCCGGTGCGTGAACGGCTCTGGTACTACACCGCCCGGTTCGCCCCGCCGCTGTCGAAACTGGCGCTGTGGGGGCTGGTGCGGCGGGCTCGCGGCAACCGCGAGGCCTTCCTCGCCGACACCGCCGAGGACGCACCGCCGCGGGACGGCGACCTCTGGACGGGCGAGACCGGGCAGGTCATCCACCGGAGCGCCGTCGAGGCCGCCCGGCAGGGGTTGGACCACCTCGTGCAGGATACCGCCATCTACGGCAGCCCGTGGGGGGTCGACCTCTCGGCGGTGGAGATGCCCGTCGGCCTCTGGTACGGCCGGGCCGACAGCATCGTCCCGGAGGCGATGGGTCACTACCTCGCCCGCGAGATACCGACCGCCGAGGCACACTTCTACCCGGGGCAGGGCCACCTCGCCATCTACGAGGAGAACGAGCGGGCGATACTGGGGTTCCTGTCGGACAGCCCTCGCTGA
- a CDS encoding sensor histidine kinase, with protein sequence MGADTRLDVLEDLFFEFDETGAFVDWNRLVPEVTGYTDAELAELTPRAFFDDEHAARVLTAIEAVFDEGEATVEAPLVTADGERIPYEFRATRLPDDGDGPARFAGVGRDVSERVRAERERMQALDRMGDGFFSLGRDWTVTETNERGRAILAAAMGETPATATVEGVDLWEAVPAAVGTRFESAYERVLEGREVVTFREHFPPLSAWFDVRAFPSETGVDVYFHDITERERQREALEDRARVLREMHDVVADRERPFDRQVTALVELGRRELGVEYGALSTVADDARTVSAAASTEGVETDAEPALAGSVCRRVVESERTVVAGAPTGESDPAATLDGAEDEVYLGSPIFDRDGAVTATLCFVGGTRRETSFSDWEVTLTDLLSRWIGHGLERERANDRLERQNEQLERLISMTSHDLRNPLNVLEGSVQLAAETGESKYFENSRRAVDRMTELVEDVLTLARVGADVSEYHPVDVDELAEGSWQSVPTDGGRLVADSGVTVEADRMRLRQLFENLFGNAIEHGGWDVTVRVGSLPGAGFYVEDDGPGIPPEDREHVFDRGHSGTPAGTGLGLAIVREIAGAHGWSVEVVESPDGGARFEFEGVTTRAEEGNLEGEGD encoded by the coding sequence GTGGGCGCTGATACGCGGCTGGACGTCCTCGAGGACCTGTTCTTCGAGTTCGACGAGACGGGGGCGTTCGTCGACTGGAACCGCTTGGTCCCCGAGGTGACGGGGTACACCGACGCGGAGCTGGCGGAGCTGACGCCGCGGGCGTTCTTCGACGACGAGCACGCGGCGCGGGTGCTGACCGCCATCGAGGCGGTGTTCGACGAGGGCGAGGCGACCGTCGAGGCGCCGCTGGTCACGGCCGACGGCGAGCGCATCCCCTACGAGTTCCGAGCGACGCGGCTCCCCGACGACGGCGACGGCCCCGCCCGGTTCGCCGGCGTGGGCCGCGACGTGAGCGAGCGGGTACGGGCCGAGCGCGAGCGGATGCAGGCGCTCGACCGGATGGGCGACGGCTTCTTCTCGCTCGGACGGGACTGGACGGTGACCGAGACGAACGAACGTGGCCGGGCCATCCTCGCGGCGGCGATGGGCGAGACCCCGGCGACCGCCACCGTCGAGGGGGTCGACCTCTGGGAGGCCGTCCCGGCGGCCGTCGGGACGCGGTTCGAGTCGGCGTACGAGCGGGTGCTCGAGGGCCGCGAGGTCGTCACGTTCCGCGAGCACTTCCCGCCGCTGTCGGCGTGGTTCGACGTCCGGGCCTTCCCCTCGGAGACCGGCGTCGACGTCTACTTCCACGACATCACCGAGCGCGAACGCCAGCGCGAGGCGCTCGAGGACCGCGCCCGTGTCCTCCGCGAGATGCACGACGTGGTCGCCGACCGGGAGCGGCCCTTCGACCGGCAGGTGACGGCGCTGGTCGAACTCGGCCGACGCGAACTCGGCGTCGAGTACGGGGCGCTCTCGACCGTCGCCGACGACGCCCGGACCGTCTCGGCAGCCGCGTCCACCGAGGGTGTCGAGACCGACGCGGAGCCGGCACTCGCCGGGTCGGTCTGTCGGCGCGTCGTCGAGAGCGAGCGGACTGTCGTGGCGGGAGCGCCGACCGGAGAGTCGGACCCGGCCGCCACGCTCGACGGAGCCGAGGACGAGGTGTATCTCGGCTCGCCCATCTTCGACCGGGACGGCGCCGTGACGGCGACGCTCTGTTTCGTCGGCGGGACGCGCCGCGAGACGTCGTTCTCCGACTGGGAGGTGACGCTGACGGACCTCCTGAGCCGGTGGATCGGCCACGGACTCGAGCGCGAGCGGGCCAACGACCGACTGGAGCGGCAGAACGAGCAGCTCGAGCGCCTCATCTCGATGACCTCACACGACCTGCGGAACCCGCTGAACGTGCTCGAGGGGTCGGTCCAGCTGGCCGCCGAGACGGGGGAGTCGAAGTACTTCGAGAACAGTCGGCGGGCCGTCGACCGGATGACCGAACTCGTCGAGGACGTCCTGACGCTCGCACGGGTCGGCGCGGACGTGAGCGAGTACCATCCGGTCGACGTCGACGAACTCGCCGAGGGGAGCTGGCAGAGCGTCCCAACCGACGGGGGCCGTCTGGTGGCCGACAGCGGCGTGACCGTCGAGGCCGACCGGATGCGGCTCCGGCAGCTGTTCGAGAACCTCTTCGGGAACGCGATTGAGCACGGCGGTTGGGACGTGACGGTCCGGGTCGGCTCCCTCCCGGGCGCGGGGTTCTACGTCGAGGACGACGGCCCCGGCATCCCACCCGAGGACCGCGAGCACGTGTTCGACCGCGGCCACTCCGGCACGCCCGCCGGGACGGGGCTGGGACTCGCCATCGTCCGCGAGATCGCCGGCGCGCACGGCTGGTCGGTCGAGGTGGTCGAGAGCCCGGACGGCGGGGCCCGCTTCGAGTTCGAGGGCGTCACGACCCGCGCGGAGGAGGGTAATCTCGAAGGGGAGGGCGACTGA